Genomic segment of Actinomycetota bacterium:
CACTCGGAATCCCACGTCTTCCCCCTTCCGGTTGCCTCGGGGAGACCATACCCCCCCCGCCGTCTGCCCGCGTCCTTAGTGTAACGATTGTCCGGCAGGGTAGATACGGCCCTTTCGCCGACATTCTCCTTCGGCTAGAAATGGGGCAAGACGAACATGCAGTTGCGGGCAAGCAAGGCCGTCGGCGGATCCTCCGCTGCTCGCAGGTGAACATCGATGTCTTGCCGCGCGAGGTCCTCCGCAGCATCAAGTTCGGCTGAGAACAGTTGCCGTAGCGCCGGCCCATAGGCAGCTCGATCTTCAAGTTCCATCACGGCTTCAAGCGCATCATGTGCGACGCGCGTTGCGACCCACAAGTCGAGTCGCCGGCGTAGGTTCTTCGCTTCCGGATTCGTCATCGCTGCGTCCGCCCGTCTCCCGCGCCGCGCTTCGGGGTGCGAGCGCGAATATCGATGACGTCCGCCATCGGAGACTGTTGGGGTTCGTATTCGACATCCGATGGTGGGGTCGCCGTCTCGTCGAACCGGTCAGCCAAATCCTCGTCGAGCCCCTCGAAGAGTCCTCCGTACACATCGAGCGTGAACGCGGCGGAGTGATGGCCGAGACGCATCTGGATCGTCTTCGGATGCGCGCCGGCCGCGATCGCGAGCGCCGCGCTCGTGTGACGCAAGTCGTGGAACCGAAGGTGTCCGATCCCGGCGCGCTTGAGCGATGGCCACCACACGTTCTTGTAGAAGCCGGACCGCGGAAGTGGCTCGCCGGCTTCATCGCCGAAGACCAACCCGTTGCGGCCAGGCGGCCAGCGCTCGATGTGCTCGGCGAGCACATCCATGACGAACACCGGCATGGACACCGTCCGCGACCTTCCGCTCTTCGGAGGACGGATGTGCAGCTCGCCGGCCACGTCGATAATCGCCTCTTCTACGAGGATTTTTCGCCGGAGAAAGTCGACGCAGTGCAAACGCAGCCCGTTGAGCTCTCCGAACCGAAGCCCCCCGTACGCCGCAACGAGGATCATCGCGCGCCAGCGTTCGGGTGTCGCCGCCACGAGCTTCGCCACTTGCTCCGAGGACAGAAAGCGCACTTTGCGATTCGGCCGCCTGGGAGCTTTGACATCGAGCGCGATCGATCGTCCGAGCAGACCGTCATCCACGGCGGCGTTGAGGATGCTGCGCAGAAGTCTCAGCGCTGACTCCGCTTGGTACGGCGACGCCTCACGCAACACCGACTCGACAAACGTCTGGATGTCGAGTTTCGTAAGCGACGCGAGCGTTCGCTTCGCGAAGGCCGGCTTCACGTACAGCCGCCAATGGTCCTTCATCAGCTTGAGCGTCGATGGACTCAGTCGTTGCTCGGCGAAGGCGAGCCACCGATTCTCGTAGAACGTTCCGAGACGCTCCTTCTTGCCGAGGTTCGGATCGCGATACTCGCCTTTGATCTTCTGCATCTCGACGGTGTTCGCGAACGCCTCCGCTTGGGCGCGAATACCGAAGGTACGCGCCTTGCGATGGCCGGCAGGATCCATCCAGCGAACCTGGTAGGCGAGCTTCGGCTTGCCCTTGCGATCCTTGCTTCGTCTCTTTCGAACTGTTGCCATGGTCAGGCTCCTGCGTTTGGACTCGCACCCCATCTTCCACGTGGACCTGACACGTACTGACGCTCTTCATCGCGGTGCTCCTCGAGCCAGCGCTCGACCTCGGATGGGCGGAACCGAACGTGCTTGCCGACCCGGAAGCCGGGAGGACCGATTCCCTGGCAGCGCCACGTGTAGATGGTCTTCGCGGGCACTCCGAGGAAAGCGGCAATCTCTCGAACGGTCCAAAGCGCTTCGTTCACGCGGAGCGCTCCTTCGCGTCGGTCGTCGCGATCCCCTCAAGGCGCGCGAGGCGCTCACGAACGGCGGCCTGCCCCTCGACGAGGCGGTCGACTTTGGCATCGAGCCGTTCGAGGGCTCGGGCCAGGGGCATGCCGGGCGTCGCGCCGACGGACCGGCGGATCGTGCGGATGCTGGCGAGGTAGCCGAGGAGAGCTGCCAGCGTCGGCGGGAACGATGCGATCAGCGCGATCACGATGCCCGCCCTCATGCAGCCCCACCCCGGCCGAGATCGGTGAGGCGGACCCGGTAGTCGGCTCGGAGGGGTCGCCAGACCGATCCGAGCGGATCGGCTCTGTGTCGGTCGAGGCTGGTTGTCGCAAGGATGAATCGAGATCCATCGAGCGCTTCGCGCGCCCG
This window contains:
- a CDS encoding tyrosine-type recombinase/integrase, which codes for MATVRKRRSKDRKGKPKLAYQVRWMDPAGHRKARTFGIRAQAEAFANTVEMQKIKGEYRDPNLGKKERLGTFYENRWLAFAEQRLSPSTLKLMKDHWRLYVKPAFAKRTLASLTKLDIQTFVESVLREASPYQAESALRLLRSILNAAVDDGLLGRSIALDVKAPRRPNRKVRFLSSEQVAKLVAATPERWRAMILVAAYGGLRFGELNGLRLHCVDFLRRKILVEEAIIDVAGELHIRPPKSGRSRTVSMPVFVMDVLAEHIERWPPGRNGLVFGDEAGEPLPRSGFYKNVWWPSLKRAGIGHLRFHDLRHTSAALAIAAGAHPKTIQMRLGHHSAAFTLDVYGGLFEGLDEDLADRFDETATPPSDVEYEPQQSPMADVIDIRARTPKRGAGDGRTQR
- a CDS encoding helix-turn-helix domain-containing protein; this translates as MNEALWTVREIAAFLGVPAKTIYTWRCQGIGPPGFRVGKHVRFRPSEVERWLEEHRDEERQYVSGPRGRWGASPNAGA